Within Deltaproteobacteria bacterium RBG_16_64_85, the genomic segment AAATCGTGGACGGCAAGCACGACGAGCTTCCCGAGCAGGCCTTCTACATGGTCGGCACGATCGAGGAAGCGATCGAGAAGGGGAAGGCGCTCCTCGCCGTCTGATCGGGGGGCGAAAGCGCAAGGGACAAATGGCATCGACGATCAAGCTCGAAGTGGTCACGCCCGAGCGGCTGCTCGTGTCGGCAGACGTGGACGAAGTGATCGCCCCCGGCTACGAGGGGGAGTTCGGGGTCCTCCCCGAGCACACCTTCTTCCTGGCGATCCTCTCCATCGGGGTCCTGCGCTATCGCAAGGGGAGCGAGATAAAGAAGGTGGCGGTGGGCGGGGGCTTTGCCGAGGTGACCCCCGAGCGGATGGTCGTATTGGCCGACGTCGCCGAGAAGGCCGATGAGATCGACGTCGAGCGGGCCCGCCGCGCGCACGCCCGGGCCGAGACCGCGCTCAAGGAAGTGTCGCTCGACGAGGAAGCAACGGCGAAGGCCACCTCGGCGCTGCAGCGGGCGCTGGTCCGGATGGCCGCCGCCGAGTAGGCTTAGCGGACCAGGGCTTTAATCTTTGGCTTCCCCTCTTCGACGCTGATCCGGAATTCCACCTTGTTGGCCCCGGACTTCCCGGCGATCTCCCGGGCGCGGGCGAGCAGCGCCTCCCGGGTTGCGGAGAGGTCCTCCTCCCCTGCGGGCAGCCCGCACGACCTGCGGGCCTCCATCAGCTCTCCGATGACCTGATCGAGGTGGGCGGGCTCCACCGGATCCGAGGCGGGAGACCTCCCGTGCACCAGGGCGCCGGAGGGATCCCGGATCAGCCGCCCTTCCTCGAGGTCCCGGACCATGCGCATCCATAAATTGGAGAAGGAGTAAAATCGGGTCTGGAGGTTGTTGAAACGGAACTGGTCGTTGGTATTGACGATCTTGCGCTGTCCCATCCTTCGAATGGTCTCCTCGACCTCCTTGCGCTTGTCGGAAGGCTCCGATCGCCGGATTCCCTGGAAAAAGAGGTCGTACTGGCGCTTGACGTTGGCGATCTCCGCCTCGATCTGGTCCAGCGTTTCCTTCAAGTCGCCGACAATCGCCATTCCCATTCCCCGCGAAAAACGGGTAAACTTTCTAATTAGCCGGACAAAGCATTCTAGCACTCCGAAAGAGGCAGGTCGATGAAAGGCGTTTCCGCGATCATCCTCGCGGCGGGCCAGGGAAAGCGGATGAAATCCGCCCTTCCCAAGGTGGCCCACCCCGTGCTCGGGAAGCCGATGCTGTGGCATGTTGCTCGATCCGCCTCGGCGGCCGGGATCCCAGAGATCGTCTTCGTCCTCGGCAATGGCCGGGACCAGGTGATGGGGACGGTCACGCAGTATGGCGGAAAGGTGGCGGTGCAGGAGCGCCAGCTCGGGACCGGCGACGCCGCCCGGGCCGGACTTTCGGTCGTCTCCCGCCGGGCCCGGGAGGTGGTCGTCCTGTGCGGCGACGCGCCGCTCCTCCGCCCGAAGACCCTCCGGGACCTGGTCGCGGCGAGGCGGAAGACGAAGGCCGCCGCCTCCGTTCTGACCGGGATTCTCTCCGATCCCGCGGGATACGGACGTGTGGTGCGCCGCCCCGACGGCACCGTCGCCCGCATCGTGGAGGAACGGGATGCCGACGCCTCCCTTCGGCGGATCCTGGAGGTGAACTCCGGGACGTACGCTTTCGACCGTGCGTTTCTGGCGCGGAACCTCCCGCGACTGTCCGACGTCAACGCGCAGCGGGAGCTCTACCTTACCGACCTCGTCTTGCAGGCGCTCGAAGAGGGAAGGATCGTGGTTCCGGTCGTAGCCGGGTACCCCGACGAGGTGCGGGGGATCAACTCCCGGGGGGAGCTGGCGGATGCCACGGCGATCCTCCTTCGCGCGAAAATCAGGGCCTTGCTCGATTCCGGAGTGACCATCGTCGATCCCTTGCGGACCTACGTGGAGACCGACGTTTCCGTGGGGGCCGACACTCTCATCGAGCCGGGCGTTGCGCTCCTGGGGACGACACGGATCGGGCGAGGCGCGAGGATCCAGGCGGGGTGCGTGGTGGAGAACAGCCGGGTGGAGGACGGCGCGCACCTGCTGCCGTACTCGGTTCTCTCCGGCGCGCGCGTCCGCAAAGGCGCCAGCGTGGGCCCGT encodes:
- a CDS encoding ATP synthase F1 subunit epsilon, encoding MASTIKLEVVTPERLLVSADVDEVIAPGYEGEFGVLPEHTFFLAILSIGVLRYRKGSEIKKVAVGGGFAEVTPERMVVLADVAEKADEIDVERARRAHARAETALKEVSLDEEATAKATSALQRALVRMAAAE
- a CDS encoding UDP-N-acetylglucosamine diphosphorylase/glucosamine-1-phosphate N-acetyltransferase, giving the protein MKGVSAIILAAGQGKRMKSALPKVAHPVLGKPMLWHVARSASAAGIPEIVFVLGNGRDQVMGTVTQYGGKVAVQERQLGTGDAARAGLSVVSRRAREVVVLCGDAPLLRPKTLRDLVAARRKTKAAASVLTGILSDPAGYGRVVRRPDGTVARIVEERDADASLRRILEVNSGTYAFDRAFLARNLPRLSDVNAQRELYLTDLVLQALEEGRIVVPVVAGYPDEVRGINSRGELADATAILLRAKIRALLDSGVTIVDPLRTYVETDVSVGADTLIEPGVALLGTTRIGRGARIQAGCVVENSRVEDGAHLLPYSVLSGARVRKGASVGPFARLRPEADIGEEAHIGNFVEVKKSRLGKGSKANHLSYIGDTLVGRKVNIGAGTITCNFDGIAKHTTVIGDGVFVGSDTQFVAPVTIGKGALIGAGATITKNVPPYALALSRVEQKVLEDWVIRKKPELLVKAGLKIPRTSRKGKPR